AAGGCAATCACTGCCGGCCGTGATATTGATGCTGCTTATAAAGGCAAGTACCGGTTGACGAAAGCGGTGTGCCGCCTGCTTTCTCCGTTGGCTGCATTGCAGGATAAACGCTACGAAAAGTTGTTGGCCAATCAGCCGCTGGAACATGATCCGGTATTCATTCTGGGACACTGGCGGAGTGGAACTACTTTTGTACATAACGTGTTCTCCTGCGACAAGCATTTTGGGTATAACACAACTTATCAGACCGTATTCCCGCATCTGATGATGTGGGGACAGCCTTTCTTCAAGAAGAATATGAGCTGGCTGATGCCGGACAAGCGTCCGACGGATAATATGGAGCTGGCAGTGGATCTTCCGCAGGAGGAAGAGTTTGCATTGTCGAACATGATGCCGTATACCTATTATAATTTCTGGTTCCTGCCGAAATATCAACAGGAATATGCGGACAAGTATCTGCTGTTTGATGATATCACGGACAAAGAACTGAAAGTGTTTGAAGAGGTATTCACGAAATTGATCAAGATTTCTTTGTGGAACACCAAGGGTACGCAATTCCTCAGCAAGAACCCTCCTCATACGGGCAGGGTGAAAGAATTGGTGAAAATGTTCCCGAACGCCAAGTTTATCTACCTGATGCGTAATCCGTATACGGTATTTGAATCTACACGCAGTTTCTTTACAAATACAATCCAGCCTCTGAAACTGGAGGATGTCAGCAATGAACAATTGGAGGAGAATATCCTTTCTATTTATGCAAAGCTGTATCATAAGTATGAATCGGATAAGAAATTCATTCCGGAAGGCAATCTGATCGAAGTGAAGTTTGAAGACTTTGAAGCGGATGCGATGGGAATGACGGAGAATATTTATAAGTCACTTTCTATCCCCGGCTTCGCCGAAGCACAAGGAGATATCGAAAAATATGTCGGCGGCAAGAAGGGATATAAGAAGAATAAGTATAAATATGATGACCGGACGATTCGATTGGTAGAGGAAAACTGGGATTTTGCTTTGAAACAATGGAACTATAATTTATAAAAGAAAGGATAAGTATTGATGATTAAGAAAATGGTTCATCGCCTGTTTCTGACAGGCTTCGTTGCATTTTTTTCTTCCTTGTCTTTGATGGCGCAGCATAAAGTGGAGATGCTCCCCTTCGGGGATATGGACCAATGGGTGGACCGCCAGATAAAAGAGTCGGGGATTATCGGAGGGAACACGAAGAATGTGTATGAGATTGGTCCGACGACTGTAATTAAGGGAGATCAGGTGTATAAGAATATGGGTGGCTCACCGTGGGCGACTTCGAATGTGATGGCGAAAGTGGCAGGTATTACCAAGACAAATACGTCGGTTTTTCCGGAGAAACGGGGAGACGGTTACTGTGCACGCCTGGATACGCGTATGGAGAGTGTGAAGGTACTGGGGCTTGTCAATATAACCGTATTGGCTGCCGGCTCTATCTTTACGGGATCT
This sequence is a window from Bacteroides thetaiotaomicron VPI-5482. Protein-coding genes within it:
- a CDS encoding sulfotransferase family protein, which gives rise to MGLLEFNKLPINTLVGADWKTFKAITAGRDIDAAYKGKYRLTKAVCRLLSPLAALQDKRYEKLLANQPLEHDPVFILGHWRSGTTFVHNVFSCDKHFGYNTTYQTVFPHLMMWGQPFFKKNMSWLMPDKRPTDNMELAVDLPQEEEFALSNMMPYTYYNFWFLPKYQQEYADKYLLFDDITDKELKVFEEVFTKLIKISLWNTKGTQFLSKNPPHTGRVKELVKMFPNAKFIYLMRNPYTVFESTRSFFTNTIQPLKLEDVSNEQLEENILSIYAKLYHKYESDKKFIPEGNLIEVKFEDFEADAMGMTENIYKSLSIPGFAEAQGDIEKYVGGKKGYKKNKYKYDDRTIRLVEENWDFALKQWNYNL